In Zingiber officinale cultivar Zhangliang chromosome 3B, Zo_v1.1, whole genome shotgun sequence, a single window of DNA contains:
- the LOC121967199 gene encoding ALA-interacting subunit 1-like isoform X2, translating to MNNSAAGTSSGSGDVSAPRRNSNRPKYSRFTQQELPACKPILTPRWVISVFTLIGVIFIPIGIAALRASTNVVEIVKRYDADCIPGNNTKAYKVPKDMDPPIYVYYQLDNFYQNHRRYVKSRNDAQLKDRGKANDTSGCDPEDASNGSPIVPCGLIAWSLFNDTYNFSIGNQNLTVNKRGISWKSDRDHKFGNDVFPRNFQNGTLIGGASLDENTPLSQQEDLIVWMRTAALPTFRKSYGKIEQNLRENDTITVTIKNNYNTYSFSGKKKLVLSTSSWLGGKNDFIGITYLTIGGLCFFLAIAFTGVYLVKPRKLGDPSYLSWNRNPSGR from the exons ATGAACAATTCGGCCGCTGGCACGAGCTCTGGATCGGGAGATGTATCAGCTCCCAGGAGGAATTCCAACAGGCCAAAGT ATTCCAGGTTTACACAGCAGGAGCTCCCAGCTTGTAAACCAATCCTTACTCCAAGATGG GTGATCTCTGTTTTCACACTTATTGGCGTCATCTTCATTCCCATTGGTATTGCAGCACTGCGGGCCTCTACCAAT GTTGTTGAAATTGTGAAACGTTATGATGCCGACTGCATACCAGGGAACAACACGAAGGCTTATAAG GTACCAAAAGACATGGATCCACCCATTTATGTCTACTATCAACTAGATAACTTCTACCAAAACCATAGGAG ATATGTAAAGAGCCGAAATGATGCACAACTGAAGGATCGTGGGAAAGCAAATGACACAAGTGGTTGTGATCCAGAAGACGCATCTAATGGTTCTCCAATTGTCCCGTGTGGTCTTATAGCATGGAGTTTATTTAATGATACTTACAATTTTTCCATTGGGAACCAAAATTTGACTGTGAATAAGAGGGGCATTTCCTGGAAGAGTGACAGGGATCACAAATTTGGAAATGATGTCTTTCCGAGGAACTTTCAGAATGGTACCTTGATAGGCGGTGCTTCACTTGATGAAAACACACCA CTGAGTCAGCAGGAAGATCTCATTGTCTGGATGCGTACTGCTGCCCTTCCAACATTCAGGAAGTCATATGGGAAAATAGAACAAAATCTTAGGGAAAATGATACCATAACGGTAACAATAAAGAACAACTACAACACATATAGTTTTAGTGGCAAAAAGAAGTTGGTTCTTTCCACCTCAAGCTGGCTTGGTGGAAAAAATGATTTTATTGGCATCACATATCTCACTATTGGAGGATTATGCTTCTTTTTGGCCATAGCCTTTACTGGGGTGTACTTGGTGaagcctag GAAACTTGGGGATCCTTCCTACTTGTCATGGAATAGAAATCCTTCTGGCCGATAA
- the LOC121967199 gene encoding ALA-interacting subunit 1-like isoform X1, with protein sequence MNNSAAGTSSGSGDVSAPRRNSNRPKYSRFTQQELPACKPILTPRWVISVFTLIGVIFIPIGIAALRASTNVVEIVKRYDADCIPGNNTKAYKVAYIQDKNIDKTCNITLRVPKDMDPPIYVYYQLDNFYQNHRRYVKSRNDAQLKDRGKANDTSGCDPEDASNGSPIVPCGLIAWSLFNDTYNFSIGNQNLTVNKRGISWKSDRDHKFGNDVFPRNFQNGTLIGGASLDENTPLSQQEDLIVWMRTAALPTFRKSYGKIEQNLRENDTITVTIKNNYNTYSFSGKKKLVLSTSSWLGGKNDFIGITYLTIGGLCFFLAIAFTGVYLVKPRKLGDPSYLSWNRNPSGR encoded by the exons ATGAACAATTCGGCCGCTGGCACGAGCTCTGGATCGGGAGATGTATCAGCTCCCAGGAGGAATTCCAACAGGCCAAAGT ATTCCAGGTTTACACAGCAGGAGCTCCCAGCTTGTAAACCAATCCTTACTCCAAGATGG GTGATCTCTGTTTTCACACTTATTGGCGTCATCTTCATTCCCATTGGTATTGCAGCACTGCGGGCCTCTACCAAT GTTGTTGAAATTGTGAAACGTTATGATGCCGACTGCATACCAGGGAACAACACGAAGGCTTATAAGGTTGCATACATCCAGgataaaaatattgataaaacCTGCAATATAACACTCAGG GTACCAAAAGACATGGATCCACCCATTTATGTCTACTATCAACTAGATAACTTCTACCAAAACCATAGGAG ATATGTAAAGAGCCGAAATGATGCACAACTGAAGGATCGTGGGAAAGCAAATGACACAAGTGGTTGTGATCCAGAAGACGCATCTAATGGTTCTCCAATTGTCCCGTGTGGTCTTATAGCATGGAGTTTATTTAATGATACTTACAATTTTTCCATTGGGAACCAAAATTTGACTGTGAATAAGAGGGGCATTTCCTGGAAGAGTGACAGGGATCACAAATTTGGAAATGATGTCTTTCCGAGGAACTTTCAGAATGGTACCTTGATAGGCGGTGCTTCACTTGATGAAAACACACCA CTGAGTCAGCAGGAAGATCTCATTGTCTGGATGCGTACTGCTGCCCTTCCAACATTCAGGAAGTCATATGGGAAAATAGAACAAAATCTTAGGGAAAATGATACCATAACGGTAACAATAAAGAACAACTACAACACATATAGTTTTAGTGGCAAAAAGAAGTTGGTTCTTTCCACCTCAAGCTGGCTTGGTGGAAAAAATGATTTTATTGGCATCACATATCTCACTATTGGAGGATTATGCTTCTTTTTGGCCATAGCCTTTACTGGGGTGTACTTGGTGaagcctag GAAACTTGGGGATCCTTCCTACTTGTCATGGAATAGAAATCCTTCTGGCCGATAA